CCCATTTCGTTCATCTTTgcctggtcctcctcggtcaccaggcatcAGAGGTAGTTGGCTATGCCCACCAGAGCAAACAGGACCTGGGCATCCTCCGAGATTGAGAGAACGACCATTCTCTTGTGCTTGGGGTCTACTCTCGGAGCAGGAAATTGCTTCACTAGTTTTGGGCTCGAACTCGGCCCGCCCACTCCCAAGGGCACATCCTTCTTCGGGACCTCCAGGTGACCAAGCCCTAAAAAATCCTCTAGTGCGATTATACCCATACCGTTGAAGAACATGTTGAGGGCGTCATCTGGGACCTGCACCACCTCGCTTGACTTTTCTTTGCCCGTTTTAGCCTCTTCGAGCATGGACACAGTATATGAGGGTGTCTCCATGATGTCAATGACACTGGTTGCCTCCTTAGGAACATGACCAGCTATCTAGGAGGCCGCATCCTACGTCTCCCCCTCTGGTTCCCGAGTTAGAGTGGGTCGACCTAATGATCCTCTTTCTTGGTCGTCGCCTGCTCCTTTTTATTGAGGGTTGACCCATGAGTGATGAAAAGGTCGTCATCTTCGGACTTGTCCCTGAGCCGATAGAGAGAATCAAGGTCCGGCACCCTGGACTTGGTGCTCGTTTTGGGCTTCCGGACACAGATGGTCaccttcttcttattcttcttcgcCTCGGTGTCGGGGGAACCCGAggactttctcttcttcttcttcttcttcttcttcttcttcttcttcttcttcttcttcttcttcttcttcttcttcttcttcttcttcttcttctcctcctccttcgtgGCAGCCTCAGGCTGCCCTGAAACGGAGGGCTCAACAAGCGAGGACGGATCCTCGTCCTTATCTAATAGCCTAAgttcggtggtcttaggcaaacttGTAAGAAAAGAGAAAGGATTAGCACTGTGTAAGTTAAAAACATGGTGATAATTATTCAAGGAAGAATCTCACATGAGAACATGCATTCCATTTGCCCTTCGAAATCTTGCGCCATGCGTGCTCGGAGTACGACATCTGCTTGCAGATCTCTTTGATCCACTCCTTGAATCGGGGGATTGCATCAGAAACTTAGGCAACAACTGCACGACCACAACCACAGGCAATGAGAGAAAGATTAAAAAGAAAGGATTACCCGAGAAAGACAATACTTACAGGATGCGTTCCACTCCTCAGGAACAACGGGAGGGATCGGGTCTTTGGTTTTCACCCGAACGGTCTCCCCTTCCAGCCTCGGTCTTAgtcctcgtcgatgctcgagaatggAGGCCTTGATTGCTCGGAGAAcgagcttgatcagtccccctcGGAAGATTTAGGGACTGTATAGGCAGAGTAGATGGTTGAGGGCGAACCGAGGGGCTTCGATATTGTCCATGAAATAGTGTAAGAGGATCACGATTCTCCAGAAGGATGGGTGGATTTTCCCAAGGCACACCTCGTACCTTTTGCAGAAAGCAAGGACTACGGGGTCCACCGGGGTgagcgtgaaggggtaagtgtaaacactcaaatACCCCTtcacgtgagtagtaatatcGTCGTTGGGGCCAGGAATGACCACGTCCTTACCCTCCCATTGATAGTCCGCTCGAACTATGGGTAGGGTTTCTTTAGTGATGAAGCATATGTATCTCCATGCTCCCTCGCCTCAGTCTTGTTGACTAGAGGCCTTCTCGACCTTGAAGTTGTCTCCGATAGAGCAACCCTCGGGTATGAAGCTCTTCATGGGAGGCTCCTGAGCCACTTTGGGAACGGACACCTCGGCATCTGTAGCCGAGTGGGAAGATGAAGGAGCAGCCTGCTGAGGCACTAACTTGGAGGTTTTTGCCATTGTAAATCTGGGGAATATGAAAGTCtgaagaaaaatatgaagttttgaAGATGGTATGAAGGTTTGAAGTTCTGGCTTGAAGGTTCAAAGAGGATGTATGGGGATTGAAGATGAAGATATAAAGGCTCAAAGAAAAGTGTATGAAGATTTGGAGAAGTTAAAAGCGGTTAGAGAGTTCGAGGGTAAAGTCTAGAATCGGAAAGTGGAAGAAGTGAAGAAGGTTAaagcttttataggggaaaaacaATCAATGCGCGATGTTTCGCATTCGAAGCCAGCTAGCCGGTGACTGACatgtgtccgaagtcagaacgacgcgacTGATGAGACGTTTCGATTTACCCGCTATCTCGGTTGTAACGTACGAAGGAAGGAGCTAGGGTTCATCTATCGTTTTGGCAAACCTACTCTCCGGAAAAtgaggagactatctgtatacggataAAATCGGGGGTAATGCATACCTCTATTTTCCGGTGAAGAAAATGGAAGAAGGGCATGGATGCACGAGATCGAAATCGAGGCTGGGAGCCCTTCGTATCAAGACCTATGGAAGGTGAACGATGTAATCATCATCGGACATAATAAAGGGACGTTCTGCGGACCCAGAACGAGTTCTAAAACCTCGGAAAATACAGTAAACGGTTACACATGACGGATAGAGGGCCGTGATATTCATACATAACCGGATATCACAGCGCATATCTCGCTCGATATTGGTTACAGATCAGTAATTAACGAGAAAggaagatttttatctttttaaaacttgtactagggatgaaactctcctactatataaaggagacgTTTTTCTTTTGTAACACATGTAACACGTGAATCAAAGTAATACAAATTTATTTCTGCTTTCTAGCTACGTCAAAagcttttatttaattgttttgTTCTTTGTTCACCACTGGGCTCGAACCAAGGGTCCAATCGAGGGCTAAATTACTGCTCAACCTAGGGTCGGACTAGGCCATAAAATTACAACTGGTTTGATCGTTTACTTTGTTTTTAACTCGtttatctaatattcttgattatttatgttgaatcaatccacgtatctttaaaatcacgtacaaatttaattatcaTCCAGTTTAAGGGTAAACAATTGTTGTTGGGGCTTTATGTACACGAATATAAATTGGCAATATCTTTAAATCTTTCATACAACGAACTTACAGAAATTTCAATAGCAACTTCAATTGAAAAATACCTAAAGAGGAACAGCGAATATCTTAGAAGGTACTTTGTCAAGTCTTGAGAAAGGTTAGAAATTAGAATAAACTTGTTAACTTCTCTCTTATTGTCCGTTGGGTGTGAGAAAGACAAACAAGTTTGTCACGTTTTCAACTacaattattttttattcttgtCCAAACATAATTTATTTTCCCAAAATCAATCCAGACATATTTTATTTCTCAAAATCAAATCCAAACATGGATGAAAaacaaaccaaaaataaaaacagaACAGAAGCAAACTGTTTCCTTGTTTGACTTGCCGCAGTTTTATAGATGCTCCAAAAAGAGAATCGTATATATACTTCAAGTGGGATTAATCGTTTCCTCTAATTCGAAAGTTTTCTCTTTCAATCAACATTAAGCCAATTAGAGTAATTTATATTACTATAACCAACTTTACAAATGAAATATAAAGACACGCGCAAAATCAGCACTTTAATTAAATTAACAAGATTAAAAGATTCTTTACAAACTAAAATTATTGTAATAACCAAGGCAGTACATTTCATGATATGTGACCCCTTTATATCAATAGAAATATAAAATATATGCTTGTATCACAGATTTTATCATAGAATGAATTGAAAATACATTACTACTGTAAACATTAAGACTCCCTAGTATATATCGAGATAAGTCCCAAATAGAAAAAAATTGAAACTTATTATAGCTTAAATAGTGAGTTTTGATAAAACAATGATATTTGTATATTTAACTGTTTGGAGTTTAAAGGTTAATAATCTAATAGAAAAAAAAACTATCTTTATACTCGTGCGTTGCCAAATGACTAAATGAATGACTATGACTATAAAAAATCTCGTCAAATTAGACGTAATTtatcaaattaaaattttatttaatgaaaatattttaaagagaaTTTCAAATGTAAACTGATAAGTGCAAATTTGTATAAAAGTCCAATACGACAAAAACTCTCTGGTAACGATACGAAAATCAAAAAGACACTTCATGAATGACGTACACATACATAAAATTGTATCTGGACAGAATAGTGGGCCAAAGAAAtaaaagattaaataaaatacgaattcacaattttttttttttcatgttcgaTGTCCGTTATCTgtattggagcccgactatattcAAATTCGTGCCGCGTAAGACTCCATTCGGCGAAAACGTTCCCTACCAAAATTTTTTCCATACACTTGACTCGTACTTGAGACTTCATTAAGAAAAGAATAGTCTCGTCCACTGCAACACATATTTTGGTGTTCAAAATTAAACGAATTCACATGTTTTCAACTTAAAGTGGAAAAGGACGATTAGGCAGGTAAATATCTATGTCCAATTCATTACTCATCAGCCACTTGTGTGTTGCCCAATAGCCAATCCCAcgaaatgaaatgaaatgaaaagaagaCAACAAAAGCTGAGAGGTGTAAGACAGCGTAAGTTCTGTCGTAAAAGCCAAATTCTTTGTTCCCCTTTCTTAGAGGCAAGTCTTTCATGTTATAGTTTTCCATTTTTGAAAGGTGAGTGTTGGATTACACGTATAAAAAATGGAGCTACTATAATAAGATCTTTAAATCATTTGGTTGGATTAAATTTGAGcaaagaattttttattttttcaacgaATCAATTATAATCTATCCCTTTTAGAGTTTTTAGTAAAAACTAGACTTCCAATAAGCATGAGTTATTTCTCTCGCAGAGAAACATGAGGCAGAGTTGTAAGTATTAAGTAATTAACCTCCTAGATCAATTACCAGCAATAAATGCATAAATTCCGGCTATCTATTtatatttttcccttttaatAGTTGAAATATATTTAAAATGCATATGTTTCTTATATACTTACCCGTTTGCTTTCCAGATTTGTTAGTGATGGTTATATCTGTCTCTATGACTCCGTATgatcttcaaaaataaaatctcaaaaacataCTGTATGCATggagaataaaagaaaatactgcACGAAAAGTTAAGAGGCTATGTCGTTGAGCAAGTTAATTTTCTTGTTAGAATTACACTCTTTTCATTGACATGTGTAGTTAAGATGTGTCTTAAACAACCTAGAAATCAATCACTAATCCAATTTGAGAaatgatttttgattgattttgagaaaatgacactgtatgaccgctcttaaaataataacataaaaaatctatattttcatgtgttatatatatatatatatatatatatatatatatatatatatatatatatatatatttgtatttatgataatttattttagattttttttgCGAGAAAACTTCATTTATGACAATCCGTTAGAAACTAATATCAGCCGCTAGCTACAAATTGCAATATGCATTTTATAatccaaaattaattataaggACTAGCCACCGAATTATACATCTGACCCACAAACACAAACACAGGTTCATTTGGAGAAATGATTTTCGGCCCAAAATGGTTTAGCCGGAAAACTTCACCGGTCATAGCAGTGGCCAAAAATTTCACGGTCGTCGGAATTCAAATAGCAAGCAAGCGACCTTTTAGATCTAGATTTTCATAATATCAAAAGCCAACGAGATCGAGCACAGATCTAAAGCCAACGAGTCGCCAGATTTAATATAAAAAATTCACGAGTCGCCGGATTTAACGAGATCGAGCACAAATCTATTGCCATTTCCTCTCTGTAATTTGTTTCAAAGGATTGGCTCCCATTGGGCCCCCTAGTATCAATTACTCTCCCTATCTTTTATTGCAACTCGTGCATATCAAACATGAATATTTTATCAATCTCTTTTTTGGACCAACTTTTtcacaaaaaaattatatatgaagctAATATTTAAAACTCATTTTAGATTATGTATTAGACTGGAGAGCATTTCTTTTGAATATTGGtatattacaaaatatatatacaaaatagactatcactatacaaaaattatacaaaatacactgtcactatacaatttatatacaatagactgtcattatacaaaatatatacaaaatagactgtcactacacaaaatatatacaaaatagactgtccctatacaaaaatatactaaatagactgtcactatacaatttatatacaataggctgtcactatacaaaatatatacaaaatagactgtcgctatataaaatatatactaaatagactgtcactatagaaaaaactatacaaaatagattgtaaaaatacaacaaatatacaaaatagactgtcactgtacaaaaaatatacaaaatagatatttcGGGCTATTAGATATAATATGTTTGGGCCGGAGGGTTATTTTGTGTAAATGAGAAAAAATATGggcaattaaaattttaataggCTATAGAGGATAGTTTTCTCTTTTTTGGAGCCTGGCCCGATTCTGGTTCAAGCCTGTGGGCCAATCCTGGTCTTGGTCCGGAACCGCGGCCGGCCCATTTGAGAACACaaaaacaacttaaagatagtttGGGGACTACATCATAAAATTAACGCCACGTCAGCTGATGCTCAACTCGCACGTGGGCTCTACAGTCTCAAATTGGACCCGGATCCGACTCCATATAGGTCCTGTTTCAGTTTCAACACATTTTGGAGCTGCACTTGAAGAGCAGAGGAGGAAGCGATAACTGTCTTCGAGTAATTACCTTTGGTCTTTCCTCTCAGTATTTTCTTGAGTATTTTGCTGCTGTGTACGTTAGAACATACCCTAAACATATTATCTGAAAATgtgaaaatcatatttttttttctttctttgaagGATTTATGTATATGTATGCATTGATTTGAAATTTGAGTTTTTTCTGGTTCTCTTTTGAATGATTTTCGTTTATGAATTAGGTTGATCCTATCACTAGCAAGCAGTTCCAGCAAAATTTCTATTTTTGTATATGTGTATCACAGTATCAGAATTTTCAAAAGGCGATTTTGTTTGAAGTGCATTCTGCTGGGACTTTAAGGGAAAAGCATGATTAAAGAGTAGGTTTTAGCTAAAAATGCTTTTATgaataaaaaaatgtaaaatttgtGTTTAGTGTAAAAAAAGAAGAACTATAAACACAAGCATATAATACAAAGGAATTGAAATTACTGAGTGTGTATTATTGTAACTCTAAAGAAGCATAACCAACGGTATGTTATGTTGCTGATTTCTTATGGAACATGATCCTACGTTTCTGATTGTTCTTATCTTGCTCAGTTCAGTTAAGACGGAAGAGATTTTGGACAAGTTCTAGTTATTCCTTTTCAAGTTTTGATAAGTTTATGTACGCGAAACAATGAACAGAATGAATAATCTGTGTTTATTTGGTTCAAAATGGTATCTTTCTGCTTGTAATTACACTATTCGTCAATTCTGGACTATTATATGCCTCTGGAATTTCTGTTATCAATTTGCTCGCAGCTGGTTTTGGTATTGATATTGGTATAGGTTTGAGTATTGAATTCTATGATGTAGCATCCTTGAAAGAAGTCAAGAGGGATAAGTTGCCCAATGATTAGTCACAGTTAAGCGGTTTCTTCATAGTTGGGTCATTTGCATAGCAAATGCTCAAATTGTAGAATTTTTCCCAACACTTTTACTAGTTTAGTTTGTTGTTGGTCATTGAACTAGCATATCATTTCTAAGAGTAAATTCTTTCCACCCTGTAAGAAGTGTTCAAATTTGTCTTAAGTAATTGATTTGGGACCAAACTTAGTTATGCTTGTTGTTTGTGTTCCTACACTTTAGTCATTGTAATGATCCATTTGTTCGTTGTTTGTTTTGCTTCTTGATAAGTACTGCATTTTGTTTGCTTTGTGTGTAACCTTCCCCGTCATAACTAGGTAGGAATTTTACAGAGAATGATGGCAGAAGAGACAACAGCATGTGTCTGGCATGGCTAACGATCCACCAGCGAGACTCAGACGACTTCTCCGAGCAAATTTTCCAATAAGGGTCCTTGATAACAATCTCCTTTTGCGTGGTCTTCAAACATACGGGAGAAacaaagtgaaagaaaaaaaGCGATGCTTGGATTTTCATATGGAGAGATATTTCTCTTGCTTGGCGCTACTGCTGCTCTTATTGGACCTAAAGATCTGCCAATCATAGCAAGAACAGCTGGCAGATTTGCTGGGCGTGCCATTGGTTATGTTCAATTGGCCCGTGGTCAGTTTGAAAGTGTCATGCAGCAGTCTCAAGCTCGCCAGGTGCATAAGGAACTGCAAGATACCATTGCTCAACTAGAAGCCATACGTCATGAAATTCGAGCAGTCTCGTTTATGAATCCTGGTCCATTGACATCGAGGCTAGTAGACAACATCAGCGCTACAGCTGGGGCTGGCACGATAGCAAATGGACCTCagaaatctgatgaagagagcacaATAGTTGAAAATGGACCTAAAAAATCTGATAAAGAGAGCAAAACAGTAACTGTCACACCTAAGGATCATAATTCAGGGAGTTCAGCTTTGACTGATATGCACAGCCAAGCAGCTGCTTATGCGAGATTGGCAGAAATGACTCCTTTGAAATCTCTGTCCGTAGATAGGGAAGGTCTGAGTGAACTGACTGATGAATCTGGCAGTATTATTGTACTCCCTGTCTCTGCTGAGAGTGCCGGGTTGTTGCCAAAACGTAAAGATGAAGCAAAGGGGTCTGACATTGTCTTAGAAGCAATACTAGAGGCAGAAGTGGCAAATAATGCCAAAGAATTTTTCTCACAGCCACAAAACCAATTAAAAAGTGAATAAAGAGGTATATTGGAAGAACTTTTACACCATTAGAAGGAGGCCAAGTGAGCATGCTAACATTGGACGAAAGATCACCATGGAAAGAGAAACGATTTAGGCCCAGTTGGGGTCTAGTTACGGTTGAGTCTTTTTACCTCGTCTCTGCAGATATCATTCCCTT
The nucleotide sequence above comes from Nicotiana tabacum cultivar K326 chromosome 12, ASM71507v2, whole genome shotgun sequence. Encoded proteins:
- the LOC107787420 gene encoding uncharacterized protein LOC107787420, which codes for MLGFSYGEIFLLLGATAALIGPKDLPIIARTAGRFAGRAIGYVQLARGQFESVMQQSQARQVHKELQDTIAQLEAIRHEIRAVSFMNPGPLTSRLVDNISATAGAGTIANGPQKSDEESTIVENGPKKSDKESKTVTVTPKDHNSGSSALTDMHSQAAAYARLAEMTPLKSLSVDREGLSELTDESGSIIVLPVSAESAGLLPKRKDEAKGSDIVLEAILEAEVANNAKEFFSQPQNQLKSE